Proteins co-encoded in one Coregonus clupeaformis isolate EN_2021a chromosome 17, ASM2061545v1, whole genome shotgun sequence genomic window:
- the sult2st3 gene encoding sulfotransferase family 2, cytosolic sulfotransferase 3 isoform X2, giving the protein MASDRYFLHHGLLLPTVVHNEESLKYANDFKVQDRDVFAITYPKSGTTWMQEILPLILNGGDLTPVQTIPNWDRVPWLEETRAALVLDRLPSPRAMVSHMPYHLMPPSFFPSKAKVIYVTRNPKDVMVSSFHFHKMASFLDDPGTFAEFLNKFLSGQVLFGKWTDHVKSWRNSDLGDRILYITYEEMVKDLRGVLERLSRFLGRDLSEETLDRVANHCCFSNMKTNAMSNYSLVPQEIMDSSKSPFLRKGVAGDWKNHFSPEQDAKFTAVLKEEMNGTNIKFPWDEE; this is encoded by the exons ATGGCATCAGACAGGTACTTTCTTCACCATGGACTTTTGTTACCAACTGTGGTTCACAATGAGGAGAGTCTGAAATATGCCAACGATTTCAAAGTTCAGGACAGGGATGTGTTTGCCATTACTTACCCCAAATCAG GCACCACATGGATGCAAGAGATTCTCCCTTTAATCCTAAATGGAGGAGACCTGACTCCAGTGCAAACTATTCCCAACTGGGACCGGGTTCCCTGGCTGGAGGAGACAAGAGCAGCCCTAGTTCTGGACCGTCTGCCCTCACCACGGGCAATGGTCTCTCATATGCCCTACCATCTCATGCCCCCCTCCTTTTTCCCCTCCAAAGCCAAG GTCATCTATGTTACCCGGAACCCAAAAGATGTTATGGTGTCATCGTTTCACTTCCACAAGATGGCCAGTTTCCTGGATGACCCTGGGACTTTTGCTGAGTTTCTAAACAAGTTTCTCTCTGGGCAAG TGTTGTTTGGGAAGTGGACAGACCATGTAAAAAGCTGGCGAAATTCAGATCTGGGAGATCGAATCCTATACATTACCTATGAAGAAATGGTCAAG GACCTGCGGGGAGTGCTGGAGCGCCTCTCACGGTTCCTTGGTCGGGACCTAAGTGAAGAAACTCTGGACCGTGTAGCCAACCACTGCTGTTTCAGCAACATGAAGACAAACGCAATGTCAAACTACTCCCTGGTGCCACAGGAGATCATGGATAGCAGCAAGTCCCCCTTCCTTAGAAAAG GGGTTGCTGGGGACTGGAAAAATCACTTCAGTCCTGAGCAGGATGCCAAATTCACAGCAGTCCTAAAAGAGGAAATGAACGGAACAAACATTAAATTCCCTTGGGATGAGGAGTGA
- the sult2st3 gene encoding sulfotransferase family 2, cytosolic sulfotransferase 3 isoform X1, with protein sequence MANDGKYIVYHGLLCPKETHSFESLKYAEEMSVEDEDIFTVTYPKSGTTWMQEILPLILNGGDLTPVQTIPNWDRVPWLEETRAALVLDRLPSPRAMVSHMPYHLMPPSFFPSKAKVIYVTRNPKDVMVSSFHFHKMASFLDDPGTFAEFLNKFLSGQVLFGKWTDHVKSWRNSDLGDRILYITYEEMVKDLRGVLERLSRFLGRDLSEETLDRVANHCCFSNMKTNAMSNYSLVPQEIMDSSKSPFLRKGVAGDWKNHFSPEQDAKFTAVLKEEMNGTNIKFPWDEE encoded by the exons ATGGCGAATGATGGAAAATATATCGTTTATCACGGACTTTTGTGTCCGAAAGAAACTCACTCTTTTGAAAGTTTGAAATACGCGGAGGAAATGAGTGTTGAGGACGAAGATATTTTCACAGTGACCTACCCAAAGTCTG GCACCACATGGATGCAAGAGATTCTCCCTTTAATCCTAAATGGAGGAGACCTGACTCCAGTGCAAACTATTCCCAACTGGGACCGGGTTCCCTGGCTGGAGGAGACAAGAGCAGCCCTAGTTCTGGACCGTCTGCCCTCACCACGGGCAATGGTCTCTCATATGCCCTACCATCTCATGCCCCCCTCCTTTTTCCCCTCCAAAGCCAAG GTCATCTATGTTACCCGGAACCCAAAAGATGTTATGGTGTCATCGTTTCACTTCCACAAGATGGCCAGTTTCCTGGATGACCCTGGGACTTTTGCTGAGTTTCTAAACAAGTTTCTCTCTGGGCAAG TGTTGTTTGGGAAGTGGACAGACCATGTAAAAAGCTGGCGAAATTCAGATCTGGGAGATCGAATCCTATACATTACCTATGAAGAAATGGTCAAG GACCTGCGGGGAGTGCTGGAGCGCCTCTCACGGTTCCTTGGTCGGGACCTAAGTGAAGAAACTCTGGACCGTGTAGCCAACCACTGCTGTTTCAGCAACATGAAGACAAACGCAATGTCAAACTACTCCCTGGTGCCACAGGAGATCATGGATAGCAGCAAGTCCCCCTTCCTTAGAAAAG GGGTTGCTGGGGACTGGAAAAATCACTTCAGTCCTGAGCAGGATGCCAAATTCACAGCAGTCCTAAAAGAGGAAATGAACGGAACAAACATTAAATTCCCTTGGGATGAGGAGTGA